A section of the Candidatus Bathyarchaeia archaeon genome encodes:
- a CDS encoding D-2-hydroxyacid dehydrogenase: MPRVLICDKLDEEGINLLREAGFEVDVKLDHTPETLKEAVKDYDAVIVRSRTKITKEIIAAMDRTKVVARAGVGLDNIDVQAAKEKGLKVINSPEAVSQATAELSLALLFSLIRQIPYANLCIKGGEWPKSKIMGRELKGKTLGIIGFGRVGYIVAKVAKAIGMRVIAYDVVDKEAQMKELGVEKVTLEELLKDSDVISLHATLTPQSRHLIGRRELSMVKRGAILVNTARGSLVDEEALKEALTSGQLAGAAIDVCEVEPPQKFDLLRLPNVVCTPHIGAQTEEAQKHASLIIAKKVIEELKR; encoded by the coding sequence ATGCCTAGGGTACTTATCTGTGACAAGCTAGATGAAGAGGGCATAAACCTGCTCAGAGAGGCAGGTTTCGAGGTTGATGTTAAACTTGACCATACACCGGAGACACTGAAGGAGGCGGTGAAGGACTACGATGCTGTAATAGTTCGGAGCAGAACCAAAATCACCAAGGAGATCATCGCAGCTATGGATAGGACGAAGGTTGTAGCGAGGGCTGGGGTCGGCTTGGACAACATAGACGTCCAAGCTGCCAAAGAGAAGGGATTAAAGGTCATAAACTCCCCTGAAGCAGTGAGCCAAGCCACTGCTGAGCTGAGCCTAGCGCTACTATTCTCTCTGATCAGACAGATCCCCTACGCCAACCTCTGCATTAAAGGCGGCGAGTGGCCAAAGAGCAAGATCATGGGCAGAGAGCTCAAAGGAAAGACCCTCGGCATAATCGGGTTTGGAAGGGTGGGCTACATAGTGGCTAAAGTGGCTAAAGCCATAGGGATGAGGGTCATCGCATACGACGTGGTCGATAAGGAGGCACAGATGAAGGAGCTAGGCGTAGAGAAAGTAACCTTGGAAGAGCTTCTGAAGGATTCAGACGTGATATCACTCCATGCAACTCTGACCCCACAAAGTAGGCACCTAATAGGACGGAGGGAGCTCTCGATGGTTAAACGGGGAGCTATCCTGGTCAACACAGCAAGGGGTAGCCTTGTAGATGAAGAGGCGCTGAAAGAGGCTTTAACTTCGGGGCAGCTGGCTGGAGCTGCTATCGATGTATGCGAAGTTGAACCTCCCCAGAAGTTTGATCTTCTGCGTCTTCCAAACGTAGTCTGCACACCTCATATTGGGGCACAGACAGAAGAGGCACAGAAACATGCTAGCCTAATAATAGCCAAGAAAGTAATTGAAGAGCTGAAACGTTGA
- a CDS encoding redox-regulated ATPase YchF encodes MPVLGITGKPNVGKSTFFSAATLATVPIANYPFTTKTANIGVAYVGVPCVCKEFGLKDEPVNSICLDGLRLVPVKLIDCPGLVPHAWEGRGLGNQFLDDVRKADALLLVVDAAGATDSEGRPCEPGTNDPVEDIRFLEEEFDMWLFQIIAKDWDRLARKLEASKENIAAALLEKLAGLQIKKHQIIQALSELKLESKNPTTWTKEELRNFAGRLRRISKPLLIIANKIDLPPADKNLERLKHYGYSVIPTCAEAELALRRASERGLIQYRPGDSNFKILKPECLTDQQRAALEAIRERVLVKWGSTGIQEALNHAYFKLLNMIAVFPVEDEDKLTDHKGRVLPDCLLVPYGTTASEFASLIHTELGENFVYGVEARSKRRIGEDYILKNGDVIKIVAAKARG; translated from the coding sequence GTGCCAGTGTTAGGCATAACAGGTAAGCCCAATGTTGGGAAGAGCACATTCTTCTCAGCTGCAACTCTTGCCACGGTTCCTATTGCCAATTACCCTTTTACCACTAAGACAGCGAACATTGGGGTAGCTTATGTAGGAGTTCCCTGTGTCTGTAAAGAGTTCGGTTTGAAAGATGAGCCAGTAAATTCTATCTGCCTAGACGGATTGAGGCTGGTGCCCGTGAAACTGATAGACTGCCCTGGCCTAGTGCCCCATGCGTGGGAAGGGAGGGGACTCGGCAATCAGTTTCTTGATGATGTGAGAAAAGCCGACGCTCTCCTACTAGTGGTTGACGCTGCAGGAGCCACTGACAGCGAAGGCAGACCTTGTGAGCCTGGAACAAACGATCCAGTTGAAGATATACGCTTCCTTGAAGAAGAGTTCGATATGTGGCTATTCCAAATAATAGCAAAGGACTGGGATAGGTTAGCGCGGAAACTCGAAGCAAGCAAAGAGAACATAGCCGCTGCACTCCTCGAAAAACTAGCCGGACTGCAAATCAAAAAGCACCAGATTATACAAGCCCTGTCTGAGCTTAAACTTGAGTCAAAAAACCCGACAACATGGACAAAGGAGGAACTCCGAAACTTCGCCGGCAGGCTTAGGAGGATCTCTAAACCGCTACTTATCATAGCCAATAAGATTGACCTCCCTCCAGCTGATAAGAATCTTGAGAGACTCAAACATTACGGCTACAGTGTAATACCTACATGCGCAGAGGCGGAGTTGGCTCTGAGGAGGGCTTCCGAGAGAGGCCTCATCCAGTATAGACCTGGAGATTCAAACTTCAAGATTCTGAAGCCCGAATGCCTCACCGATCAGCAGCGAGCCGCCCTCGAGGCTATACGAGAGCGAGTATTGGTCAAGTGGGGGTCTACCGGTATACAGGAAGCACTCAATCACGCCTACTTCAAATTGCTGAACATGATAGCTGTATTTCCAGTCGAGGATGAGGATAAACTCACCGACCATAAAGGCCGAGTCCTTCCAGACTGCCTCCTAGTACCCTATGGCACCACAGCCAGCGAGTTCGCCAGTCTGATCCACACAGAACTTGGAGAGAACTTCGTCTATGGGGTTGAAGCTCGAAGTAAGCGGAGGATTGGAGAGGACTACATCCTTAAAAATGGTGATGTTATAAAAATAGTCGCAGCGAAGGCTAGAGGATGA
- a CDS encoding ABC transporter ATP-binding protein encodes MPSEAAISLVHVKKSYNGRGKVVNVFDDVSLQIMKGEFVAVVGPTGCGKTTLINLISGLDRPISGEISIDQTRIDSLSEDDLTRLRATKMGVVFQAQNLFPELSVCENLELPLAILGFKGEAREAMVKDTLKEVGLNSLADRKAGNLSVGERLMVGIARALVKDPPIVLMDEPTECLDPLTTESVLTLLRSSNILKGRTILVTTHSRRVTQTAERVIHLRKRIP; translated from the coding sequence ATGCCAAGTGAAGCAGCAATAAGTCTAGTTCACGTTAAGAAATCTTACAATGGCCGCGGTAAGGTAGTTAATGTCTTCGATGATGTCAGCCTCCAGATAATGAAAGGTGAGTTCGTCGCTGTCGTAGGTCCTACCGGCTGCGGGAAGACCACTCTGATTAACCTAATCTCCGGCTTAGATCGTCCCATCTCGGGGGAGATCTCCATTGACCAGACACGCATAGACAGTCTCTCTGAAGATGATCTAACTCGCTTAAGAGCTACAAAGATGGGGGTGGTATTTCAGGCTCAGAACTTATTTCCGGAGCTTTCAGTATGTGAGAACCTTGAACTGCCTCTGGCGATACTCGGTTTTAAGGGTGAAGCTAGAGAGGCCATGGTGAAGGATACTTTGAAGGAAGTAGGGCTCAACAGCCTTGCTGACAGAAAGGCTGGAAACTTGAGCGTAGGGGAAAGGCTCATGGTTGGCATCGCGAGAGCATTGGTAAAGGATCCGCCTATAGTCCTAATGGATGAGCCTACTGAATGCCTCGACCCATTGACGACAGAATCTGTTCTAACTTTGCTGAGAAGTAGTAACATTCTAAAGGGGAGAACTATACTGGTTACGACACATAGCAGAAGAGTAACTCAGACTGCTGAGAGGGTTATCCATTTAAGAAAGCGAATACCTTAG
- the otsB gene encoding trehalose-phosphatase has translation MRHLFNRWGYITLRVKRSRSACVLSDYDGTLTPIAPRPELALLSDEMRDLLRRLADNPRYIVAVISGRPIEEVKALVDVQGIFYAGNHGLEIEGPNCRFRHPGAGEALPNMMRISAELKQKLQGLKGVIVEDKGLTASIHYRLAPPREILKVREILEEVAGHLDGIMVTQGKRVFEVRPNLDWNKGSAAKWIVESLAEDALPIYIGDDRTDEDAFTILKRGITVCVTSRPRRSNAKYYLKNVYEVQEFIRRLISIK, from the coding sequence TTGCGGCACCTCTTCAACCGTTGGGGTTACATAACTCTAAGAGTGAAACGGAGCAGGTCAGCATGTGTGTTGTCAGACTATGACGGCACACTCACACCTATCGCCCCTAGACCAGAGTTGGCTCTCCTCTCTGACGAAATGAGAGATCTACTCCGAAGGTTAGCCGATAATCCGCGATACATTGTGGCGGTAATCAGCGGGAGACCAATAGAGGAAGTGAAGGCACTAGTGGATGTCCAAGGTATATTCTATGCTGGTAATCACGGTTTAGAGATCGAGGGGCCTAACTGTAGGTTTCGGCATCCTGGGGCAGGAGAAGCCTTGCCAAATATGATGAGAATTTCTGCTGAGTTGAAGCAAAAGCTCCAAGGCTTGAAGGGTGTGATTGTTGAGGATAAAGGTCTGACGGCCAGTATTCATTACCGGCTCGCGCCTCCACGTGAGATCCTGAAAGTTAGAGAGATACTCGAAGAGGTCGCCGGTCATCTCGACGGCATAATGGTCACCCAAGGTAAGAGGGTCTTCGAGGTGAGACCCAACCTAGACTGGAATAAGGGGTCGGCAGCAAAGTGGATAGTGGAATCCTTAGCCGAGGATGCTTTGCCTATATATATAGGGGACGACAGAACTGATGAAGATGCATTCACTATCCTTAAAAGGGGCATCACCGTCTGCGTTACCTCTAGACCGCGACGCTCAAATGCCAAATACTATCTTAAAAACGTATATGAAGTTCAAGAATTCATCAGAAGACTCATTTCGATAAAATAA
- a CDS encoding FtsX-like permease family protein, protein MKIRAVTPMDKVDNYGAQASLNTSIKVALFWALRKRIRLSRCRIWLAIVATALTSAAFTLLCSLTVAAGEWLAVVPATVITLIALLAILLYPTLHSNYEISIFKALGADRSAITALFFLEMLLVGIVGVSVGVLAGGGLIFLAPMLGIYRFPTLGSAGYGLITVLCLLGVLAGSLVGIYINWRKISQVTVEILSHAK, encoded by the coding sequence ATGAAAATACGGGCTGTGACCCCCATGGATAAGGTCGACAATTATGGGGCGCAAGCCTCTCTCAATACGAGTATCAAGGTTGCCTTATTCTGGGCGCTGAGGAAGAGGATCCGACTCTCGCGCTGTAGAATTTGGCTGGCTATAGTTGCCACCGCCCTGACTTCTGCCGCTTTTACTCTACTATGCTCTTTAACGGTTGCTGCTGGAGAGTGGTTGGCGGTTGTGCCTGCCACAGTTATAACCCTCATAGCCTTACTAGCAATTCTGCTATATCCCACACTCCACTCGAACTATGAGATAAGTATTTTTAAGGCACTGGGCGCTGATAGGTCGGCTATAACAGCTCTGTTCTTTCTAGAAATGTTACTCGTGGGCATCGTAGGTGTGTCGGTGGGTGTATTGGCTGGCGGTGGTTTGATCTTTCTCGCCCCCATGCTCGGCATCTACAGGTTTCCTACACTAGGCTCTGCAGGGTACGGCTTGATAACCGTGTTATGCCTACTCGGTGTTTTAGCTGGCTCTCTGGTGGGAATCTACATTAATTGGAGAAAGATAAGCCAGGTGACGGTGGAGATTTTATCCCATGCCAAGTGA
- a CDS encoding transcription initiation factor IIB → MRENRVGLEAGRERCPECGGSVIIHNAETGEQICGSCGLVISEHALDRGPEWRAFTLEEKADRSRVGGPISILQADKGLPTVIDDINKDASGRRIPLSTRLQMLRLRKWQSRTQYQSPVERNLLQALSELDRIVDKLHIPEDIQEEAAEIYRRVLDKGLVRGRSIAAIVAACVYAACRKTNRPRSLKEIASVSRVKLKDIARCYRLILHELPMSMPIPDPRIYVTKVASKAGISERAQAKALELLKEADKLKAVTGKDPIGIAAAALYVACVLLGEKKTQKEVAEAAAVTEVTVRNRYKGLREILGLNI, encoded by the coding sequence ATGCGCGAGAATAGAGTCGGATTGGAGGCGGGGCGCGAGAGGTGCCCCGAGTGTGGAGGTTCAGTTATTATACATAATGCTGAGACTGGAGAGCAGATATGTGGAAGTTGCGGTTTGGTGATCAGTGAGCACGCTTTAGATAGAGGACCTGAGTGGAGAGCCTTCACATTAGAGGAGAAGGCTGATAGAAGCCGTGTTGGAGGGCCTATCTCGATTTTGCAGGCAGACAAGGGACTTCCAACTGTAATTGACGACATAAACAAGGATGCTTCTGGTCGCAGAATCCCGCTCTCCACTAGGCTTCAGATGCTACGCTTGAGGAAGTGGCAGTCCCGTACTCAATACCAGTCACCGGTAGAAAGGAACCTTCTTCAGGCGCTGTCGGAGCTAGATAGGATTGTTGATAAGTTACATATCCCCGAGGATATACAAGAGGAGGCTGCGGAGATCTATAGAAGAGTCTTGGACAAAGGACTGGTTAGGGGGCGTTCAATAGCGGCGATAGTCGCGGCGTGCGTCTATGCGGCATGCAGGAAGACTAATCGTCCTCGGTCTCTGAAAGAGATAGCTTCAGTCAGCCGGGTTAAACTTAAGGATATAGCTCGGTGTTACAGGCTTATACTCCATGAGCTACCTATGAGCATGCCAATACCTGACCCGAGAATCTATGTTACAAAGGTGGCAAGTAAGGCGGGAATAAGTGAGCGGGCTCAGGCGAAGGCTTTGGAGCTTCTGAAAGAGGCTGACAAGCTCAAGGCTGTCACTGGGAAAGATCCAATAGGCATAGCTGCAGCGGCACTATATGTAGCCTGCGTACTGCTGGGCGAGAAGAAGACACAGAAAGAAGTAGCTGAGGCTGCTGCTGTAACTGAGGTGACTGTCAGAAACCGCTACAAGGGTCTTAGAGAGATTCTAGGCCTTAACATCTGA
- a CDS encoding 30S ribosomal protein S3ae, with translation MSAKKGVRVKDKWRLKTWYTVYTPPYFGSQEFATVPAADDSRILGRVIETTLYDLTKQDISQSNIKIYFQIISTQGMRADTVFKGHEYAREYLRSIVRRGGSRVDGIYNLETKDGYRLRVQATTFTKKRVNHSRETAIRKITEEILLDKAKNLTLDQLVQEMVLGKVGSDIYNRATKIAPLRHVGVIKSKLLAAPPPLTEKAVPVVA, from the coding sequence TTGTCAGCCAAGAAGGGCGTCCGTGTAAAGGATAAGTGGCGGCTGAAGACCTGGTATACCGTATACACGCCACCCTATTTTGGTAGCCAAGAGTTTGCCACAGTGCCAGCGGCAGATGATTCAAGGATCCTCGGAAGAGTCATAGAGACAACTCTATATGACTTAACCAAGCAGGACATCTCCCAGAGCAACATAAAGATCTATTTTCAGATCATCTCTACCCAAGGTATGAGAGCCGATACTGTCTTCAAAGGCCATGAGTATGCGAGAGAATATCTACGCAGCATAGTCAGGAGGGGAGGTTCTCGCGTTGACGGTATCTATAATCTAGAGACTAAAGATGGCTACCGGTTGAGGGTCCAAGCAACAACCTTCACCAAGAAAAGGGTGAACCACTCCCGTGAGACCGCAATAAGAAAGATCACAGAAGAGATCCTCCTAGACAAGGCTAAGAATCTAACCTTAGATCAATTGGTTCAGGAGATGGTCCTCGGCAAGGTTGGTTCGGACATATACAACCGTGCCACTAAGATAGCACCCCTACGCCATGTAGGCGTAATCAAGTCGAAGCTCCTAGCTGCTCCGCCTCCCTTAACAGAGAAAGCAGTACCCGTGGTAGCCTGA
- a CDS encoding sugar phosphate nucleotidyltransferase produces MVLAAGEGVRLRPLTLTRPKHLIPVGGRPLLQHTLSALKAAGFKDVFLVVGYLREQIISNIGDGSEFGLKIVYVEQPTPTGTGDAIRVAREYVGNEDFLAVYGDLYVDSTVILDILEAYQRRKGNVLAVVEAERLENYGVVKLREDRSLEDLVEKPRRWFSPTNLVNAGVYIFTPNIFEYVRQTERSPRGEVEVTDAIKKAVEGGETIYTVEVSRDKWMDIGRPWDLLEANERYLKSMKPSVRGVIEDGAHIFGALNLEEDAVVKSGAYIEGPVYIGRGSQIGPNCYIRAYSSLGRDVRIGNGCEIKNSIIMNGTRIPHLSYVGDSIIGSGCNFGAGTMVGNIRFDEKPVKVLIGGEIVDTGRRKFGAVIGDRVKTGVNANFMPGTKVGPNCHIGANVIVYRDVPPNVKVKAKQHLIFENIKLETTN; encoded by the coding sequence GTGGTCTTGGCTGCTGGTGAAGGTGTCAGACTAAGACCACTTACTCTCACGAGACCTAAACACCTAATCCCTGTGGGAGGTAGACCACTCCTCCAACATACCCTATCCGCCCTGAAGGCGGCTGGATTCAAGGATGTCTTTTTGGTAGTCGGGTATCTGCGTGAGCAGATCATCTCAAATATAGGGGATGGCTCTGAATTTGGCTTGAAAATTGTTTACGTAGAGCAACCCACACCCACTGGGACTGGAGATGCAATAAGAGTAGCTAGAGAGTACGTGGGGAATGAAGACTTTCTAGCAGTCTATGGGGATCTTTACGTAGACTCTACGGTGATCCTTGACATCTTAGAGGCTTACCAAAGGAGAAAAGGAAATGTCCTCGCCGTGGTAGAGGCTGAGAGACTCGAAAATTATGGCGTTGTAAAACTTCGTGAGGACAGGAGCTTAGAGGATTTAGTAGAGAAACCTAGAAGATGGTTTTCTCCCACGAATCTCGTAAATGCTGGCGTTTATATTTTCACGCCAAACATCTTCGAGTATGTGAGACAGACGGAGCGTTCGCCGAGGGGTGAGGTGGAGGTTACTGATGCGATAAAGAAAGCGGTAGAGGGGGGTGAAACGATCTACACCGTAGAGGTCAGTCGGGATAAGTGGATGGACATCGGTAGGCCGTGGGATCTCCTCGAGGCTAATGAGCGATACTTGAAGAGTATGAAGCCTTCTGTAAGAGGTGTGATAGAGGATGGTGCCCACATATTTGGGGCTTTAAACCTTGAGGAGGATGCAGTAGTAAAGTCCGGAGCATATATTGAGGGCCCGGTCTACATTGGAAGGGGCAGCCAGATAGGACCTAACTGCTACATTAGAGCCTACAGTTCACTGGGGCGAGATGTAAGGATAGGGAACGGCTGCGAGATTAAGAACAGTATAATCATGAATGGAACCCGTATACCACACCTCTCCTATGTGGGAGACAGCATAATAGGATCCGGCTGTAACTTCGGCGCTGGAACGATGGTTGGTAATATAAGGTTTGATGAGAAACCAGTCAAAGTTCTGATCGGGGGTGAGATTGTGGATACTGGTAGGAGAAAATTTGGGGCAGTTATAGGTGACCGCGTAAAGACTGGTGTAAACGCTAACTTCATGCCTGGCACGAAAGTAGGGCCTAACTGCCACATTGGAGCTAATGTAATTGTCTATAGGGACGTACCCCCAAACGTTAAGGTTAAAGCGAAGCAACATTTGATCTTTGAGAACATCAAACTGGAGACGACAAACTGA